A stretch of Rhododendron vialii isolate Sample 1 chromosome 4a, ASM3025357v1 DNA encodes these proteins:
- the LOC131324330 gene encoding bifunctional aspartate aminotransferase and glutamate/aspartate-prephenate aminotransferase isoform X2 has protein sequence MEVDISLSPRVSSLKPSKTIAITDQATALVQAGVPVIRLAAGEPDFDTPAIIAEAGMKAIRDGYTKYTPNAGTLELRSAICHKLKEENGISYTPDQILVSNGAKQSLLQAVLAVCSPRDEVIIPAPFWVSYTEMARLADATPVILPTHISEDFLLDPKILESKLSEKSRLLVIGTPSNQAGTVYPRKLLEQIAQIVAAHPRLLVLSDETYEHIIYAPATHTSFASLPGMWERTLTVNGFSKAFAMTGWRLGYLAGPKHFVSACGKIQSQATSGACSISQKAAVAALGLGYAGGEAVATMVKAFKERRDYLVQTFGELEGVKISEPQGAFYLFLDFSSYYGTEAEGFGLIKDSSSLCRYLLDKAQVAVVPGDAFGDDTCIRISYAASLSTIQAATDSIKKAMTALKPAVAV, from the exons ATGGAGGTTGATATCTCGCTTAGTCCCAGAGTAAGTTCATTGAAGCCCTCGAAAACAATCGCTATAACTGACCAGGCAACAGCTCTCGTTCAAGCTGGCGTTCCTGTTATCCGATTAGCAGCTGGAGAACCTGATTTTGATACCCCAGCTATTATAGCAGAG GCTGGGATGAAGGCGATTCGTGATGGCTATACAAAGTACACTCCAAATGCGGGAACCTTAGAACTCCGCTCAGCTATTTGTCACAAGCTGAAGG AGGAGAATGGGATCTCTTATACACCTGATCAGATTCTGGTGAGTAATGGAGCAAAGCAGAGCCTCCTTCAAGCAGTGCTAGCCGTTTGTTCTCCGAGAGATGAG GTTATAATTCCAGCTCCATTTTGGGTGAGTTACACGGAAATGGCAAGGCTGGCTGATGCAACACCTGTGATTCTTCCAACCCACATCTCGGAAGATTTTCTCTTAGACCCGAAGATACTTGAATCCAAACTCAGTGAGAAGTCTAGACTCTTGGTAATCGGAACACCATCTAACCAGGCAGGAACTGTTTACCCCAGGAAGCTGCTTGAACAGATCGCTCAGATTGTGGCAGCACATCCTCGCCTTCTG GTGCTATCTGATGAAACATATGAACACATTATTTATGCACCGGCTACTCACACAAGCTTTGCATCGTTGCCGGGCATGTGGGAGAGGACTCTGACTGTCAATGGGTTTTCTAAG GCCTTCGCAATGACCGGATGGAGACTTGGATACCTTGCTGGCCCTAAACACTTTGTTTCGGCATGTGGGAAGATACAAAGCCAG GCTACTTCAGGCGCCTGTAGTATATCCCAGAAAGCAGCTGTTGCTGCTTTAGGACTGGGTTATGCTGGTGGGGAAGCAGTTGCTACTATGGTCAAAGCATTTAAGGAGCGGCGAGATTATTTGGTTCAGACTTTTGGCGAATTGGAAGGTGTTAAAATATCAGAGCCACAG GGAGCTTTCTATCTCTTCCTTGATTTCAGTTCATACTATGGAACGGAAGCTGAAGGCTTTGGTCTGATCAAAGACTCTAGTTCTCTGTGCCGCTATTTGCTGGACAAGGCTCAG GTGGCCGTTGTCCCAGGTGATGCATTTGGGGATGACACCTGCATCCGTATCTCCTATGCAGCATCTCTTTCAACCATACAGGCTGCAACTGACAGCATCAAGAAGGCGATGACTGCTCTCAAACCTGCAGTCGCTGTTTAG
- the LOC131324330 gene encoding bifunctional aspartate aminotransferase and glutamate/aspartate-prephenate aminotransferase isoform X1 — MFVFSPTTGLFGNSVLVRQYSNLSSYSLLFGLEAKHNHNITRTSWDQGLVKGAVASLSNSDIARQTILPSRVYCESSEKMEVDISLSPRVSSLKPSKTIAITDQATALVQAGVPVIRLAAGEPDFDTPAIIAEAGMKAIRDGYTKYTPNAGTLELRSAICHKLKEENGISYTPDQILVSNGAKQSLLQAVLAVCSPRDEVIIPAPFWVSYTEMARLADATPVILPTHISEDFLLDPKILESKLSEKSRLLVIGTPSNQAGTVYPRKLLEQIAQIVAAHPRLLVLSDETYEHIIYAPATHTSFASLPGMWERTLTVNGFSKAFAMTGWRLGYLAGPKHFVSACGKIQSQATSGACSISQKAAVAALGLGYAGGEAVATMVKAFKERRDYLVQTFGELEGVKISEPQGAFYLFLDFSSYYGTEAEGFGLIKDSSSLCRYLLDKAQVAVVPGDAFGDDTCIRISYAASLSTIQAATDSIKKAMTALKPAVAV; from the exons atgtttgttttttctccAACGACGGGGTTGTTTGGAAACTCGGTCTTGGTTAGACaatactcaaatttgagttccTATAGTCTCTTATTTGGGCTAGAGGCTAAACATAACCATAACATTACCCGCACAAGTTGGGACCAAGGTCTCGTCAAAGGTGCGGTTGCGTCCCTTTCAAATAGCGATATAGCGCGACAGACAATACTCCCTAGCAGAG TCTATTGTGAGAGCTCTGAGAAAATGGAGGTTGATATCTCGCTTAGTCCCAGAGTAAGTTCATTGAAGCCCTCGAAAACAATCGCTATAACTGACCAGGCAACAGCTCTCGTTCAAGCTGGCGTTCCTGTTATCCGATTAGCAGCTGGAGAACCTGATTTTGATACCCCAGCTATTATAGCAGAG GCTGGGATGAAGGCGATTCGTGATGGCTATACAAAGTACACTCCAAATGCGGGAACCTTAGAACTCCGCTCAGCTATTTGTCACAAGCTGAAGG AGGAGAATGGGATCTCTTATACACCTGATCAGATTCTGGTGAGTAATGGAGCAAAGCAGAGCCTCCTTCAAGCAGTGCTAGCCGTTTGTTCTCCGAGAGATGAG GTTATAATTCCAGCTCCATTTTGGGTGAGTTACACGGAAATGGCAAGGCTGGCTGATGCAACACCTGTGATTCTTCCAACCCACATCTCGGAAGATTTTCTCTTAGACCCGAAGATACTTGAATCCAAACTCAGTGAGAAGTCTAGACTCTTGGTAATCGGAACACCATCTAACCAGGCAGGAACTGTTTACCCCAGGAAGCTGCTTGAACAGATCGCTCAGATTGTGGCAGCACATCCTCGCCTTCTG GTGCTATCTGATGAAACATATGAACACATTATTTATGCACCGGCTACTCACACAAGCTTTGCATCGTTGCCGGGCATGTGGGAGAGGACTCTGACTGTCAATGGGTTTTCTAAG GCCTTCGCAATGACCGGATGGAGACTTGGATACCTTGCTGGCCCTAAACACTTTGTTTCGGCATGTGGGAAGATACAAAGCCAG GCTACTTCAGGCGCCTGTAGTATATCCCAGAAAGCAGCTGTTGCTGCTTTAGGACTGGGTTATGCTGGTGGGGAAGCAGTTGCTACTATGGTCAAAGCATTTAAGGAGCGGCGAGATTATTTGGTTCAGACTTTTGGCGAATTGGAAGGTGTTAAAATATCAGAGCCACAG GGAGCTTTCTATCTCTTCCTTGATTTCAGTTCATACTATGGAACGGAAGCTGAAGGCTTTGGTCTGATCAAAGACTCTAGTTCTCTGTGCCGCTATTTGCTGGACAAGGCTCAG GTGGCCGTTGTCCCAGGTGATGCATTTGGGGATGACACCTGCATCCGTATCTCCTATGCAGCATCTCTTTCAACCATACAGGCTGCAACTGACAGCATCAAGAAGGCGATGACTGCTCTCAAACCTGCAGTCGCTGTTTAG